Proteins from a single region of Streptomyces spectabilis:
- a CDS encoding DHA2 family efflux MFS transporter permease subunit: MTTPAVPGTPRIPEAVHRRRWAILGVLMLSLLIVVLDNSILNVAIKTISTPEPTGLGATQGELEWAINSYTLVFAGLLFTAGLLGDRFGRKRMLLAGLAVFGIGSALAAQSGSPGELIAFRGVMGLGAAFVMPATLAILMNVFEREEQPKAIGIWAAGVGLAVAIGPITGGVLLDHFWWGSVFLINVPIVIVAVILMVVLVPDSKDPKPGRIDLVGVALSVIGLVLLVYGIIKGGQLADFTDPAVLATVLAGLAVLVGFVWYEKRAEHPSIDISYFKNRVFSAAITAIALVFFALMGVTFFSVFYTQSVRGYTPLQTGLLMLPLAAAQLIFAPRARLVVDRFGVRATCVGGLSVIAVTLAAFTIFDSDTPIWVLEVVFFLMGTGMAHIMTPTSVVIMQALPREKAGSASALSNTFRQVGGALGIAVLGSVLSTAYRGGVEDEMRLLPEGMRHTAGESIEATLGAAARLGPRGDGLVSAANDSFLHAMHVTALCGAGVALVGVLVVALFLPGKPPAAAASAPAEPLDREPAPAGR, from the coding sequence ATGACCACACCTGCCGTCCCCGGCACCCCCCGGATACCGGAGGCCGTCCACCGGCGCCGCTGGGCGATCCTCGGCGTCCTGATGCTCAGCCTGCTGATCGTCGTCCTGGACAACTCCATCCTGAACGTCGCGATCAAGACCATCTCCACGCCCGAACCCACCGGACTCGGCGCCACCCAGGGCGAGCTGGAGTGGGCCATCAACTCCTACACGCTCGTCTTCGCCGGTCTGCTCTTCACCGCGGGCCTGCTCGGCGACCGCTTCGGCCGCAAGCGGATGCTGCTCGCCGGGCTCGCGGTGTTCGGCATCGGCTCCGCGCTCGCCGCGCAGTCCGGCTCGCCCGGCGAGCTCATCGCCTTCCGCGGGGTGATGGGACTCGGCGCCGCCTTCGTCATGCCCGCCACGCTCGCGATCCTCATGAACGTCTTCGAGCGCGAGGAGCAGCCCAAGGCCATCGGCATCTGGGCGGCCGGCGTCGGCCTCGCCGTCGCCATCGGCCCCATCACCGGCGGAGTCCTGCTCGACCACTTCTGGTGGGGCTCGGTCTTCCTCATCAACGTGCCGATCGTGATCGTCGCGGTGATCCTGATGGTCGTCCTCGTACCGGACTCCAAGGACCCCAAGCCCGGCCGGATCGACCTGGTCGGCGTGGCCCTGTCCGTCATCGGCCTGGTGCTGCTCGTCTACGGCATCATCAAGGGCGGCCAGCTGGCCGACTTCACCGACCCGGCCGTGCTCGCGACCGTCCTCGCCGGGCTCGCGGTGCTCGTCGGCTTCGTCTGGTACGAGAAGCGCGCGGAGCACCCGTCCATCGACATCTCGTACTTCAAGAACCGGGTCTTCTCGGCGGCGATCACCGCGATCGCGCTCGTCTTCTTCGCGCTGATGGGCGTCACGTTCTTCTCGGTCTTCTACACGCAGAGCGTGCGCGGCTACACGCCGCTGCAGACCGGACTGCTGATGCTGCCGCTCGCCGCCGCGCAGCTGATCTTCGCGCCGCGGGCGCGGCTCGTCGTCGACCGGTTCGGGGTGCGCGCCACCTGCGTGGGCGGGCTCTCCGTCATCGCCGTGACCCTCGCCGCCTTCACGATCTTCGACTCGGACACGCCGATCTGGGTCCTGGAGGTCGTCTTCTTCCTCATGGGCACCGGGATGGCGCACATCATGACGCCCACCAGCGTCGTCATCATGCAGGCCCTGCCGCGCGAGAAGGCGGGCTCCGCGTCCGCGCTCAGCAACACCTTCCGCCAGGTCGGCGGCGCGCTCGGCATCGCGGTGCTCGGGTCCGTCCTGTCCACGGCGTACCGGGGCGGCGTGGAGGACGAGATGCGGCTCCTGCCGGAGGGGATGCGGCACACGGCGGGCGAGTCCATCGAGGCGACGCTCGGCGCGGCGGCGCGGCTCGGGCCGCGCGGCGACGGCCTGGTCTCCGCCGCCAACGACTCCTTCCTGCACGCGATGCACGTCACCGCCCTGTGCGGTGCGGGGGTCGCCCTGGTGGGCGTCCTGGTCGTGGCCCTGTTCCTGCCGGGCAAGCCCCCGGCCGCCGCCGCGTCCGCCCCTGCCGAACCCCTGGACCGGGAGCCGGCCCCCGCGGGCCGCTAG
- the panB gene encoding 3-methyl-2-oxobutanoate hydroxymethyltransferase, translating to MTQLSAAQSPAPKGQKTDSSKTLYGGKGTRRITVRDITAAKERGEKWPMLTAYDAMTASVFDEAGIPVMLVGDSAGNCHLGYETTVPVTLDEITMLSAAVVRGTSRALVVADLPFGSYQEGPVQALRSATRLVKEAGVGAVKLEGGERSLAQTELLVQSGIPVMSHLGLTPQSVHTMGYRVQGRSEEAAHQLVRDAKAAEAAGAFAVVLELVPAELAAEVTRSLHIPTVGIGAGAGCDAQVLVWTDMLGLTGGRMPRFVKQYADLRGVLGDAAKAFAEDVVGGAFPAAEHSVH from the coding sequence ATGACGCAGCTTTCGGCTGCCCAGAGCCCTGCCCCGAAGGGGCAGAAGACCGACAGCAGCAAGACGCTGTACGGCGGCAAGGGCACACGCCGCATCACGGTCCGCGACATCACCGCCGCCAAGGAGCGCGGCGAGAAGTGGCCCATGCTCACCGCGTACGACGCGATGACCGCGTCCGTCTTCGACGAGGCCGGGATCCCGGTCATGCTCGTCGGCGACTCGGCGGGCAACTGCCACCTGGGGTACGAGACCACCGTGCCCGTCACCCTCGACGAGATCACCATGCTCTCGGCGGCCGTCGTACGGGGCACGAGCCGCGCCCTGGTCGTCGCCGACCTGCCGTTCGGCTCGTACCAGGAAGGGCCCGTCCAGGCCCTGCGGTCCGCCACGCGCCTGGTCAAGGAGGCGGGCGTCGGCGCGGTCAAGCTGGAGGGCGGCGAGCGCTCCCTGGCCCAGACCGAGCTGCTCGTGCAGTCCGGCATCCCGGTCATGTCCCATCTGGGCCTCACGCCGCAGTCCGTGCACACCATGGGCTACCGCGTCCAGGGCCGCAGCGAGGAGGCCGCGCACCAGCTGGTGCGCGACGCCAAGGCCGCCGAGGCCGCGGGCGCCTTCGCGGTGGTGCTCGAACTCGTACCGGCCGAGCTCGCCGCCGAGGTCACGCGCTCGCTGCACATCCCGACCGTCGGCATCGGCGCGGGCGCGGGCTGCGACGCCCAGGTCCTGGTGTGGACCGACATGCTGGGCCTCACCGGCGGCAGGATGCCGCGGTTCGTGAAGCAGTACGCCGATCTGCGCGGCGTGCTGGGCGACGCCGCGAAGGCGTTCGCCGAGGACGTCGTCGGCGGCGCGTTCCCGGCCGCGGAGCACTCCGTCCACTAG
- a CDS encoding ATP-binding cassette domain-containing protein, whose translation MTRIENTPQRGASGEASAVSVRGLVKHYGETKALDGVDLDVREGTVLGVLGPNGAGKTTLVRCLSTLITPDSGSAVVAGYDVLRQPRQLRRVIGLTGQYASVDEKLSGYDNLYMIGRLLDLPRKEARTRADSLLERFSLTEAAKRPARTYSGGMRRRLDLAASMIGSPAVLYLDEPTTGLDPRTRNEVWDEVRRMVREDGVTVLLTTQYMEEAEQLASELTVIDRGRVVAGGSIGELKAKVGGRTLRIRPADPLQLRPTAAALDEAGLTGLATTTVDSESGTVLVPILSDEQLTAVVGVLSARGITLADIATELPSLDEVFLSLTGHKAGIPEDAAVTEYEEVAA comes from the coding sequence ATGACACGCATCGAGAACACCCCCCAACGGGGAGCGAGCGGCGAAGCGAGTGCCGTCTCGGTACGGGGGCTGGTCAAGCACTACGGCGAGACCAAGGCGCTGGACGGCGTCGACCTGGACGTCCGCGAGGGCACGGTCCTCGGCGTCCTGGGGCCGAACGGCGCCGGCAAGACCACGCTCGTACGCTGCCTCTCCACCCTGATCACCCCCGACTCCGGCAGCGCCGTCGTCGCGGGCTACGACGTGCTGCGCCAGCCGCGCCAGCTCCGCCGCGTCATCGGCCTCACCGGCCAGTACGCGTCGGTGGACGAGAAGCTCTCGGGCTACGACAACCTGTACATGATCGGGCGCCTGCTCGACCTGCCGCGCAAGGAGGCCCGCACCCGGGCCGACTCCCTCCTGGAGCGCTTCTCGCTCACGGAGGCCGCCAAGCGCCCGGCGCGGACGTACTCCGGCGGCATGCGCCGCCGTCTCGACCTCGCGGCGTCGATGATCGGCAGCCCGGCCGTGCTGTATCTGGACGAGCCCACCACGGGCCTCGACCCGCGCACGCGCAACGAGGTCTGGGACGAGGTCAGGCGCATGGTCCGCGAGGACGGCGTCACCGTGCTCCTGACCACCCAATACATGGAGGAGGCCGAGCAGCTCGCCAGCGAGCTCACGGTCATCGACCGCGGCCGGGTCGTCGCGGGCGGCAGCATCGGCGAGCTGAAGGCGAAGGTCGGCGGCCGCACCCTGCGGATCCGCCCGGCCGACCCGCTGCAGCTGCGCCCCACGGCCGCCGCGCTCGACGAGGCGGGCCTGACCGGCCTCGCCACCACGACCGTGGACAGCGAGAGCGGCACGGTCCTCGTGCCGATCCTCAGCGACGAACAGCTCACGGCGGTCGTCGGCGTGCTCAGCGCACGCGGCATCACGCTCGCCGACATAGCCACCGAACTGCCCAGCCTGGACGAGGTGTTCCTGTCCCTGACCGGCCACAAGGCCGGCATCCCGGAGGACGCCGCGGTCACCGAGTACGAGGAGGTCGCCGCATGA